One stretch of Dokdonia sp. Hel_I_53 DNA includes these proteins:
- a CDS encoding recombinase family protein has protein sequence MKDLSIFNQFARTDDSKSLRQAGNAVIYTRVSTKEQADNNASLDTQLKYCEQLAQKKGLDVVEYFGGTYESAKSDERKHFQKMLNFVKRRKDIGYIIVYSYDRFSRTGANGAYISDQLKRQGIVTISATQEVDTSTSAGSFQQNLYYMFSQFDNELRRDKSVSGMQEKLRRGDWTGAWPYGYTNTNPGKGKKPNFVINDKGKLLKKAFEWKAMSNTSHVEISKKLKRKGLELSAKKLSDYFRNPFYCGLMVNKLIPGEVIQGNHEPMISREMFLKIHNLLNSREEGRKYNLDDENLPLKMFIKSTECGTPYTGYVVKKKGLYYYKNRRSGSRENRSAKKLHSSFMALLENYTLADPKYIEPLKEIIEQTFIDLNKEQIDEAKVLNTQATELDVKLDRLEERYVFEEITKVQYDKFKSKLESEKNKITELVSNSGFNSSNLKKSIDKALNLALNLPSLWQSGNIEVKRSLQFMLFPEGIGYDFKNDRLRTFRVNSIFSAIASISDNLEGNKNGTFQNNFEKSRLVTSTGFKPVTS, from the coding sequence ATGAAAGACCTATCCATCTTTAATCAATTTGCCAGAACAGACGACAGCAAGTCTCTAAGACAAGCAGGAAACGCCGTCATATACACCAGAGTTTCTACAAAAGAACAGGCAGATAACAATGCTAGTTTAGACACACAATTAAAATACTGCGAGCAACTAGCTCAGAAGAAAGGACTTGATGTGGTTGAGTATTTTGGTGGGACGTATGAGTCGGCAAAAAGTGATGAACGCAAGCACTTCCAGAAGATGCTCAACTTTGTTAAACGCAGGAAAGACATAGGCTATATCATCGTCTATTCTTATGATCGCTTTTCGAGAACTGGAGCCAATGGAGCGTATATAAGTGATCAACTCAAGAGGCAGGGAATCGTCACAATTTCTGCGACACAAGAGGTAGATACTTCTACGAGTGCAGGATCTTTTCAGCAGAACCTTTATTATATGTTCTCTCAATTTGATAATGAGTTGAGAAGGGATAAGTCCGTTTCTGGAATGCAAGAAAAATTACGTAGAGGAGATTGGACAGGCGCTTGGCCATACGGCTACACAAATACCAATCCGGGCAAGGGTAAAAAACCCAATTTTGTAATCAACGACAAAGGGAAACTTCTCAAAAAAGCTTTTGAGTGGAAAGCAATGTCAAACACCTCACACGTTGAGATATCTAAAAAACTCAAAAGAAAAGGATTAGAGCTATCTGCCAAAAAGCTTAGCGACTATTTTAGAAATCCCTTTTACTGCGGATTGATGGTAAATAAATTGATACCTGGAGAAGTGATACAAGGCAATCACGAACCTATGATTAGTCGTGAGATGTTCTTAAAAATCCACAATCTTCTCAACTCTCGCGAAGAAGGAAGAAAGTACAACCTAGATGATGAAAACCTACCACTAAAAATGTTTATCAAATCAACAGAATGTGGAACACCCTATACTGGATATGTAGTTAAGAAGAAAGGACTGTATTATTATAAAAATAGAAGATCAGGTAGTAGAGAAAACAGAAGTGCGAAAAAGCTACACAGCTCGTTTATGGCACTCTTAGAAAACTACACACTGGCTGATCCAAAATACATCGAACCTCTCAAAGAGATCATCGAGCAAACCTTTATCGATTTAAACAAGGAACAAATTGACGAAGCAAAGGTGCTAAACACGCAAGCTACAGAACTGGATGTTAAACTGGATAGATTAGAAGAGCGTTACGTATTTGAAGAAATAACAAAAGTGCAATACGATAAGTTCAAGTCCAAACTAGAGTCAGAAAAGAACAAAATAACCGAGTTAGTTTCAAACTCAGGATTTAATAGTTCGAACCTTAAAAAATCGATAGACAAAGCATTAAATTTAGCCTTGAACCTCCCGTCATTGTGGCAATCTGGTAATATCGAAGTCAAGCGTTCTTTGCAATTTATGCTCTTTCCAGAAGGAATAGGGTATGACTTCAAAAACGACCGACTTCGAACTTTTAGAGTAAACTCGATATTCAGCGCAATCGCCTCTATTTCAGATAACTTAGAAGGAAATAAAAACGGGACTTTTCAAAATAATTTTGAAAAATCCCGTTTAGTGACCTCGACAGGATTCAAACCTGTAACCTCTTGA
- a CDS encoding MerR family transcriptional regulator, whose amino-acid sequence MKKEHTDYSNLLRLLNEKEYANKYIVNAERRMITHWQDIGLFQDKRNTSAGWNKFSLIDILWMGIIIEYRNLGFPNEKIKPVRQFLFEETKIDNLKVSKLEYATIQVLAFAKALYLITDIAGNIYLADDYEYVKLLQQGKVTNHIVLNLNQVVKENISVLFSEPNFNAFAGLNKDEIQVMLILRSESYQSVQVTKKNGEIDMIEGTERISEKDRIIDILKQHEYQNIEIKQANGKVVLISRTVKQKAK is encoded by the coding sequence TTGAAAAAAGAACACACAGATTATTCAAATTTATTGCGACTTCTCAATGAGAAGGAATATGCAAATAAGTACATCGTAAATGCTGAGAGGCGTATGATTACACACTGGCAGGATATTGGACTTTTTCAGGACAAACGCAATACTTCGGCAGGATGGAACAAGTTTAGCCTCATCGATATCCTTTGGATGGGCATCATCATCGAGTATCGCAATCTGGGCTTTCCCAACGAAAAGATCAAACCTGTTAGGCAATTTCTGTTTGAAGAAACTAAGATTGATAATTTGAAAGTCAGTAAGCTGGAATATGCGACTATTCAGGTACTCGCTTTCGCGAAAGCGTTATATCTCATAACCGATATAGCAGGTAACATTTATCTGGCAGATGATTATGAATATGTTAAGCTTTTGCAACAAGGTAAAGTAACCAATCATATCGTATTAAACCTTAATCAAGTCGTCAAAGAAAATATATCTGTACTCTTTTCTGAACCAAATTTTAATGCCTTTGCTGGTCTTAATAAAGACGAAATTCAAGTGATGCTCATCTTGAGAAGTGAGTCGTACCAATCTGTCCAAGTGACCAAAAAGAATGGCGAGATAGATATGATTGAAGGTACGGAGCGCATTAGTGAGAAAGACAGAATTATTGATATTTTGAAACAGCACGAGTACCAGAATATCGAAATAAAACAAGCAAACGGAAAAGTGGTTTTGATAAGCCGTACCGTGAAACAAAAAGCAAAATAG
- a CDS encoding alpha/beta fold hydrolase, which translates to MPFFTTTNSEKSNPIDIYYEDFGTGKPIILIHGWPLSHAMWEYQVPALVENGYRVISYDRRGFGTSSRPYNGYDYNTMSTDLKNLIDHLSLKDVILVGFSMGGGELARYVGQYGTANIEKLVFLSSIAPFMMKTESNKDGVPEKVFEEFKKNIKEDRLGFLKEFGNNFVNYDQNEDKVSDAQLHYNFALAASALPKATLDCIDAFGKTDMRDDLKKIDVPTMFIHGTADEVVPPTPTAKQGHEIVNGSRLEMIEGAPHGCVFTHTEKVNSLLLDFLK; encoded by the coding sequence ATGCCTTTTTTTACGACAACCAATTCAGAAAAATCAAACCCAATTGACATATACTATGAAGATTTTGGTACTGGTAAACCTATCATTTTAATCCATGGATGGCCATTGAGTCATGCCATGTGGGAATACCAAGTACCCGCATTAGTAGAGAACGGATATAGAGTAATATCCTACGATAGACGTGGTTTTGGAACCAGCTCAAGACCTTATAATGGATATGATTATAATACCATGTCAACAGATCTAAAAAATCTAATTGATCATCTTAGTCTTAAGGATGTTATATTAGTTGGGTTTTCAATGGGTGGGGGAGAACTAGCTCGATATGTAGGGCAATATGGAACAGCAAACATTGAAAAATTAGTATTCTTAAGTTCAATTGCTCCATTTATGATGAAAACAGAAAGCAATAAAGATGGTGTTCCAGAAAAAGTATTTGAAGAATTTAAAAAAAATATTAAGGAAGACCGTCTTGGCTTCTTAAAAGAGTTTGGGAATAACTTCGTGAACTATGATCAAAATGAAGATAAGGTGAGTGATGCTCAGTTGCATTATAATTTTGCACTAGCAGCAAGTGCACTCCCAAAAGCAACATTAGATTGTATTGATGCATTTGGAAAGACAGACATGCGTGACGATCTTAAGAAAATTGATGTACCTACTATGTTTATTCATGGAACAGCAGATGAAGTAGTACCTCCTACGCCCACTGCAAAGCAAGGTCATGAAATTGTAAATGGAAGCCGTTTAGAAATGATTGAAGGAGCACCTCATGGCTGTGTGTTTACGCATACAGAAAAAGTAAATAGTTTACTTCTCGATTTTTTAAAATAG
- a CDS encoding adenine phosphoribosyltransferase, with translation MQLTDFVRDIKDFPRKGIIFKDITPLLKDFHAFAKAEETLYNLIPHINIDVVVGMESRGFFFGPLLAKKLEAGFVPVRKPNKLPSEKLSQEYALEYGTDVLEIHKDAIATGDSVLIHDDILATGGTAEAVVKLVNSLGGNVIQCNFLIELEFLKGRYLLEGIPVAAAIKY, from the coding sequence ATGCAATTAACAGACTTCGTTAGGGATATTAAAGATTTTCCTCGTAAAGGTATTATTTTCAAAGATATTACGCCTCTTCTAAAAGATTTTCACGCTTTCGCGAAAGCGGAAGAAACACTATATAACTTGATACCACATATAAATATTGATGTTGTCGTCGGCATGGAGTCTAGAGGTTTTTTCTTTGGACCATTATTAGCTAAAAAGTTAGAAGCAGGATTTGTCCCTGTACGTAAACCAAATAAGCTCCCATCTGAGAAATTATCTCAAGAATATGCACTAGAATATGGTACAGATGTTCTTGAAATACATAAAGATGCTATTGCAACTGGGGATAGCGTACTTATACACGATGATATTCTTGCTACTGGCGGTACTGCAGAAGCTGTCGTAAAACTTGTTAATTCTTTAGGTGGCAATGTAATTCAATGCAATTTCTTAATTGAGCTAGAATTTTTAAAAGGTAGATACTTATTAGAAGGAATTCCTGTAGCTGCGGCTATTAAATATTAG